A genomic window from Sphingobacterium spiritivorum includes:
- the nagB gene encoding glucosamine-6-phosphate deaminase yields MARLNLLEETRFEKVPVSVYPDQDTASKVVAKRIADIIRAKQENGEQAVLGLATGATPVKVYAELIRLHKEEGLSFKNVVTFNLDEYYPMQPDAAQSYVTFMNNKLFDHVDIDKANINIPDGTLDAKDVQAFCAAYEQKITDCGGLDIQILGIGRTGHIGFNEPGSAPNSGTRLVTLDDLTRRDASRDFGGKDNVPRKAITMGVGTIFKAREIILMAWSGNKAEIIKKAVEGEISSEIPATYLQLSDNVEFILDTDAASLLTRFDRPWLAEDVEWTPELTKKAVVWLALEVKKPILKLQEEDYNSHGMAKLVTEEGPAYTINIRIFNELQHTITGWPGGKPNVDDSQRPERANPAKKTSIVFSPHPDDDVISMGGTFIRLADQGHDVHVAYQTSGNTAVWDDDVVRYLEFAEDFANEMGIDASKIKALYDESRDIFASKKPNQIDTDIVRKIKALIRKGEAIAGARFVGLPASNIHFQDLPFYDRQKFSKNVSFEDDIVQTMELLRKVKPHQIFAAGDFADPHGTHRICFDIILEAVKRLRQTDEWTKDCWLWLYRGAWHEFPIHEIEMAVPLSPQEVYRKRLAIFKHQSQKDLPVFPGDDPREFWVRAEDRTSETASLYDQLGLADYEAIEAFVRWKFD; encoded by the coding sequence ATGGCTAGATTAAATTTGTTGGAAGAGACACGCTTCGAAAAAGTTCCAGTAAGTGTGTACCCTGACCAGGATACGGCATCAAAAGTTGTTGCCAAACGTATCGCTGATATTATCCGGGCTAAGCAAGAGAATGGCGAACAGGCTGTTCTTGGACTGGCAACAGGTGCTACTCCTGTAAAAGTGTATGCGGAATTGATCCGTCTGCATAAGGAGGAGGGATTGAGTTTCAAAAATGTAGTAACGTTTAACTTGGACGAATACTACCCGATGCAACCAGATGCTGCGCAGAGCTATGTGACATTTATGAATAATAAATTATTTGATCATGTAGACATCGACAAAGCAAACATCAATATACCTGATGGTACGCTGGATGCAAAAGATGTACAGGCATTCTGTGCAGCTTACGAGCAAAAAATTACGGATTGCGGAGGTCTTGATATTCAGATTCTGGGTATTGGGCGTACAGGTCACATTGGTTTCAATGAGCCTGGTTCAGCTCCGAATTCGGGAACACGTCTGGTTACATTGGATGATCTGACACGCCGCGATGCGTCAAGAGATTTTGGTGGTAAAGATAATGTGCCCCGCAAAGCGATCACCATGGGTGTAGGTACGATCTTCAAAGCCAGAGAGATTATTCTGATGGCATGGAGCGGAAATAAAGCTGAAATCATTAAAAAGGCTGTTGAAGGTGAAATTTCTTCAGAAATTCCGGCTACTTACCTGCAGTTATCTGATAATGTAGAGTTTATTCTGGATACAGATGCTGCTTCATTACTGACTCGTTTTGACAGACCCTGGTTAGCAGAAGATGTAGAGTGGACACCCGAACTGACTAAGAAAGCAGTTGTTTGGCTGGCTTTAGAAGTGAAAAAACCAATCTTAAAACTTCAGGAAGAAGATTATAACAGTCACGGAATGGCTAAGCTGGTAACAGAAGAAGGTCCTGCTTATACCATCAATATCCGTATTTTTAATGAACTGCAGCACACCATTACCGGATGGCCGGGTGGTAAACCTAATGTAGATGATTCTCAACGTCCGGAGCGTGCTAATCCGGCAAAGAAAACATCTATTGTATTCTCTCCGCACCCGGATGATGATGTTATCTCTATGGGAGGAACATTTATCCGTCTTGCGGATCAGGGACATGATGTGCATGTAGCTTATCAGACCAGTGGTAACACGGCTGTATGGGATGATGATGTCGTGAGATACCTGGAATTTGCAGAGGATTTTGCAAATGAAATGGGTATTGATGCAAGTAAAATCAAAGCTTTATATGATGAAAGCCGTGATATCTTCGCCAGTAAAAAACCAAATCAGATTGATACAGACATTGTTCGTAAGATAAAAGCATTAATCCGTAAGGGTGAGGCAATCGCTGGAGCTCGTTTTGTTGGTCTTCCGGCATCAAATATTCATTTTCAGGATCTTCCGTTTTACGACAGACAGAAATTTTCTAAGAATGTATCTTTTGAAGATGATATCGTTCAGACGATGGAACTGTTACGTAAGGTAAAACCTCATCAGATTTTTGCTGCGGGTGACTTTGCCGATCCGCATGGTACACACCGGATTTGTTTTGACATTATTCTGGAAGCCGTAAAAAGATTACGTCAGACTGATGAGTGGACGAAAGATTGCTGGTTGTGGCTATACCGTGGAGCATGGCACGAATTTCCGATCCATGAGATCGAAATGGCTGTTCCGCTATCTCCGCAGGAAGTATACCGCAAACGACTGGCTATATTCAAACACCAGTCGCAGAAAGATCTTCCGGTTTTCCCGGGTGATGATCCGCGTGAATTCTGGGTGCGTGCAGAAGATCGTACAAGTGAAACGGCTTCACTTTATGACCAGTTAGGTCTTGCAGATTACGAGGCGATTGAAGCTTTTGTAAGATGGAAATTCGATTAA
- a CDS encoding methionine aminotransferase has product MSIDISSKLPNVGTTIFTRMSALAQQYGALNLSQGFPDYAPDPQLLALVEQAMQDGHHQYALMTGVPLLRERIAFKVEQLYQVNVDPAEEITVTAGGTQAIFTAIASAISPGDEVIIFEPAYDCYKPTIELFGGKVRAVRLFAPDFQIDWQYVKELVTDKTKMIIINNPNNPTGRVLQPADLTALCHIVEGTDILIISDEVYEHIVYDGGAIHSLLEYEQLRRRSFIIASFGKLLHTTGWKVGYCIAPEGMTKEFRKVHQFNVFSVNTPMQYAIAKYLEDPQTYLSLPSFFQQKRDFMAEGLKDTGFDVIPSQGTYFLNVCYSRISELPEEEFAVQLTKDNGIAMIPVSAFYSAPVNQQVLRICFAKKTETLSKALDLLRNIR; this is encoded by the coding sequence ATGTCCATTGATATATCATCTAAACTACCGAATGTAGGAACCACCATTTTTACAAGAATGTCTGCTTTGGCACAGCAATACGGTGCATTGAATCTTTCTCAGGGATTTCCGGATTATGCTCCGGATCCTCAGTTGCTGGCGCTGGTCGAGCAGGCCATGCAGGATGGCCATCATCAATATGCTTTGATGACCGGAGTTCCGCTGTTAAGGGAGCGAATTGCTTTTAAAGTTGAACAACTCTATCAGGTTAACGTTGATCCCGCAGAAGAAATTACAGTGACAGCAGGTGGCACACAAGCGATATTTACCGCTATAGCGTCTGCGATAAGCCCGGGAGATGAAGTCATCATATTTGAACCGGCATACGACTGTTATAAACCTACAATAGAACTCTTTGGTGGTAAAGTCCGTGCGGTACGTTTGTTCGCTCCGGATTTTCAGATAGATTGGCAGTATGTGAAAGAACTGGTGACGGATAAGACTAAAATGATCATTATCAATAATCCTAACAATCCAACCGGAAGAGTCCTTCAGCCTGCAGATCTTACAGCCCTTTGTCATATAGTCGAGGGGACAGATATCCTCATCATCAGTGATGAGGTGTATGAGCATATAGTATATGATGGAGGAGCTATCCATTCCCTTCTGGAATATGAGCAATTGCGGAGACGAAGTTTTATCATTGCTTCTTTTGGCAAATTGTTGCATACTACAGGTTGGAAAGTCGGATATTGCATCGCTCCTGAGGGGATGACAAAAGAATTTCGTAAGGTACATCAGTTTAATGTATTCAGTGTAAATACGCCGATGCAGTATGCTATTGCAAAATATCTGGAGGATCCGCAGACGTATTTGTCCTTACCTTCATTCTTTCAGCAAAAAAGAGATTTTATGGCTGAAGGGCTGAAAGACACGGGTTTTGATGTGATTCCTTCTCAGGGTACTTATTTTTTAAATGTTTGTTACAGCAGAATCTCAGAACTCCCGGAAGAGGAGTTTGCGGTTCAGTTGACGAAAGATAACGGAATAGCCATGATTCCTGTATCCGCTTTCTATTCTGCTCCGGTCAATCAGCAAGTATTACGTATATGCTTTGCCAAGAAAACGGAAACATTATCCAAAGCCCTTGATTTACTGAGGAATATTCGCTAA
- a CDS encoding DUF5686 and carboxypeptidase regulatory-like domain-containing protein: MKNILSFLCLMLLSFSLSAQIKGVVTDQTGRPLPSVSVFVQNSTSGTSTNMLGQYELKVSKDEKNRTLVFQNLGYKTQIVSVQINEQPHIMNVRLEAEERQIGEVVVTMKGEDPAVRIIRQAIAERQVNAEKNDKYTADFYSKGLLRVKKLPKKILGQKIDDDELALDTSRTGVVYLSETVSEISFQKPDKIKEHIIASKVSGDDKGFSFNTAYGTNFDFYANNVTLGSSIVSPLANAAFSYYKFKRENVIDVEPKMRVHKIKVTPVRESEPVVKGYIYIVDGSWEIYGVDFIIKGSQMNQPIIDTLHLIQQYAYNARDQKWSKMLQTIEFQISILGIAFDGRYIHNFSNYNYVNAFEKKTFTNVIAKIDPLANKKGNDYWEKYRPVPLTAEESADYSKKDSIQQVRNSPRYIDSLDRKNNQFKPLDLLIGYTYRQTPDHFVFRYRGLSNLLSTSFNTVQGWNFNAGFSAAKGEVDKGKYSMGEISFNYGLADEQLRVKGKLLHRFNTQTYDILTLEGGRSVEQFNHSEPIDPVFNMAYSLFSRRNYMKIYQKDFAKISYSRNLIDQIAGSVSLEYADRRSLFNNTDYSFAGREHEYTSNNPLLPGDNTVPVFDPHHLFKYNITARIRPGVKIIERPDERLSIQDPTFPTLLIGWEQAFGASEQKYEYQLIKGRLTQDFDFNNKGLFGIALNAGKFFNASGIGFADFRHFNGNETNVERASRYLNNFLMLPYYTRSTNDAYFEIHAEHNFKGYVMNKVPVLNMLKWNLILGYHQLAVPRFKPYHEFTAGFDNVGFGKYRIFRVDYVRKLQGASAENGFMISIKLLNMLK; the protein is encoded by the coding sequence ATGAAAAATATTCTCTCTTTTTTATGTTTAATGCTTCTCTCTTTCTCCTTGTCAGCTCAGATTAAAGGTGTAGTAACCGATCAGACAGGAAGGCCGCTTCCTTCCGTATCCGTGTTTGTACAAAACAGTACCTCCGGAACATCGACCAATATGTTGGGACAATACGAGCTGAAAGTGTCCAAAGATGAGAAGAATCGTACCCTTGTTTTTCAAAATCTCGGTTATAAGACACAGATCGTGTCGGTGCAGATAAACGAGCAGCCCCATATTATGAATGTGCGATTGGAAGCAGAGGAGAGGCAGATCGGGGAAGTCGTCGTGACTATGAAAGGAGAGGATCCTGCGGTGCGGATTATACGGCAGGCAATTGCAGAACGTCAGGTTAATGCAGAAAAAAATGATAAATATACAGCGGACTTCTATTCAAAGGGACTGCTTAGAGTAAAGAAGCTACCCAAAAAAATACTTGGACAAAAGATTGACGATGATGAGCTGGCATTAGATACATCCCGTACAGGTGTTGTATACCTTTCTGAAACGGTGTCTGAGATTAGTTTTCAGAAACCAGACAAGATAAAAGAACATATTATCGCATCCAAAGTGAGTGGGGATGATAAAGGATTCAGCTTCAATACGGCTTACGGAACAAATTTCGATTTCTATGCAAACAATGTGACACTGGGATCAAGTATTGTATCTCCATTGGCTAATGCAGCATTCTCCTATTATAAATTTAAAAGGGAAAATGTTATTGATGTGGAACCGAAGATGCGGGTTCATAAGATAAAAGTAACTCCTGTGCGTGAATCCGAACCGGTCGTCAAAGGTTATATTTATATTGTGGACGGAAGCTGGGAAATATATGGGGTAGATTTTATTATTAAAGGTTCACAGATGAATCAGCCAATTATTGATACGTTGCATCTGATACAGCAGTATGCCTATAATGCCCGGGATCAAAAGTGGTCGAAGATGCTGCAAACCATAGAGTTCCAGATCAGTATATTGGGGATCGCATTCGACGGGCGGTACATACATAATTTTTCGAATTACAATTACGTCAATGCTTTTGAAAAGAAGACATTTACCAATGTCATAGCTAAGATAGATCCGTTGGCAAATAAAAAAGGAAATGATTACTGGGAAAAGTACAGACCTGTACCGCTGACAGCTGAGGAGTCCGCTGATTATAGTAAGAAAGACAGTATTCAGCAGGTCAGAAATTCACCCCGGTATATCGATTCTCTGGATAGAAAAAATAATCAGTTTAAACCTCTGGATTTGTTGATCGGTTATACCTATCGGCAAACACCGGATCATTTTGTATTCCGGTACCGCGGTTTATCCAACCTCTTGTCTACGAGTTTCAATACCGTGCAGGGATGGAACTTTAATGCAGGATTTTCAGCAGCAAAAGGGGAGGTTGATAAAGGTAAATACAGTATGGGTGAGATCTCTTTCAACTATGGACTCGCTGATGAGCAGCTGCGTGTGAAAGGGAAGCTTTTACATCGTTTTAATACACAGACTTACGATATTCTGACACTGGAAGGCGGTCGGTCTGTAGAGCAGTTTAATCATTCGGAGCCGATTGATCCGGTTTTTAATATGGCCTATTCCTTGTTTTCAAGGAGGAATTACATGAAGATTTATCAAAAAGATTTTGCTAAAATCTCCTATTCCCGAAATCTGATAGATCAGATCGCTGGATCTGTATCTCTGGAGTATGCGGATAGAAGATCCTTGTTTAACAATACAGATTATTCTTTTGCCGGAAGAGAACATGAGTATACATCCAACAACCCTTTATTGCCGGGGGATAATACTGTTCCGGTGTTTGATCCCCATCATTTATTTAAATATAATATTACGGCACGTATACGACCGGGTGTAAAGATTATTGAACGACCGGATGAACGACTGTCGATTCAGGATCCTACTTTTCCTACCCTTTTAATAGGTTGGGAACAGGCTTTTGGGGCTTCCGAGCAGAAGTATGAATATCAGCTTATAAAGGGCAGACTGACACAGGATTTTGATTTTAACAATAAAGGACTTTTCGGTATCGCACTGAATGCAGGTAAATTCTTTAATGCTTCGGGGATTGGATTTGCCGATTTCAGGCATTTCAATGGTAATGAGACAAATGTAGAGCGGGCTTCGCGGTATCTTAATAATTTTCTGATGTTGCCTTACTATACGCGCAGTACCAATGATGCCTATTTTGAGATACATGCGGAACATAATTTTAAGGGCTACGTCATGAATAAGGTGCCTGTATTAAATATGTTGAAGTGGAATCTGATTTTAGGTTATCATCAACTTGCTGTTCCGAGATTCAAACCATATCATGAATTTACGGCAGGATTTGACAATGTTGGATTTGGTAAGTACAGAATTTTTCGGGTAGACTATGTCCGCAAGTTGCAGGGAGCATCTGCTGAAAACGGATTTATGATCAGTATCAAATTGTTGAATATGCTTAAATAA
- a CDS encoding TlpA family protein disulfide reductase yields MKKICLYLLLALPILAFGQQGSQKKELTKQEYIDLVKAYPDSVSSLISLRRVGGYDPDYKEMQELYNGLSKNVKKSKEGKEFQDYLRVLSTVAVGKQAPEFTQNDTTGNPVKLKDFRGKYVLLDFWASWCPDCRVESPDLVATYEKFKSDKFEILGISFDKDKAAWTKAIHADKRHWRHVSDLKRWQNDVGTLYGVKAIPQNVLIDPNGKIIARNLHKEALDRKLAEVLK; encoded by the coding sequence ATGAAAAAAATATGCCTATACCTTCTTCTTGCACTTCCGATACTCGCTTTCGGACAGCAGGGATCACAAAAGAAGGAACTTACCAAGCAGGAATATATAGATCTGGTCAAAGCCTATCCGGACTCCGTATCCAGTCTGATCTCTTTGAGGAGAGTGGGTGGATATGATCCGGATTATAAGGAGATGCAGGAACTCTACAACGGACTGAGTAAAAACGTAAAGAAATCTAAAGAAGGAAAAGAATTTCAGGACTATTTACGGGTGTTATCTACGGTTGCAGTCGGAAAACAAGCTCCTGAATTTACTCAAAATGACACGACCGGCAATCCCGTTAAACTAAAAGATTTCAGAGGTAAATATGTCTTGTTAGATTTCTGGGCATCATGGTGTCCGGATTGTCGTGTAGAAAGTCCTGATCTGGTCGCTACCTATGAAAAATTCAAGAGCGATAAGTTCGAAATCCTGGGAATCTCATTTGACAAAGATAAAGCAGCATGGACCAAAGCTATACATGCGGATAAAAGACACTGGAGACATGTATCAGATCTGAAGCGCTGGCAAAATGATGTAGGAACATTATATGGCGTAAAAGCTATTCCGCAGAATGTCCTTATCGATCCGAACGGCAAAATAATAGCCCGGAATCTGCATAAAGAAGCGCTGGACAGGAAACTGGCAGAAGTACTTAAATAG
- the radA gene encoding DNA repair protein RadA, translated as MAKSKSAYFCQNCGYESPKWLGQCPSCKQWNSFVEEVVEKGNSKVPEWRSTTTASVSKRANKAAIIHEIVYQDESRILTPDQEFNRVLGGGIVPGSLVLIGGEPGIGKSTLMLQLALSIPQVKTLYISGEESEQQIKMRAERLSQSSKANCYILTETSTQNIFKQIEAVQPDVIVIDSIQTLHSSQIESAPGSVSQVRECTAELLRFAKETSTPVFIVGHITKDGSIAGPKVLEHMVDTVLQFEGDRHHVYRILRAVKNRFGSASELGIYEMQGSGLREVSNPSEIMISQRDAPVSGVSIAAMLEGMRPMMIEVQALVSNSAFGTAQRSSTGYDTKRLNMLLAVLEKRFGFRLSAQDVFLNIAGGLRVEDPAIDLAVIVAIISSQQDMPIKTTIAFAGEVGLSGEIRAVNRIEQRIAEAEKLGFEGIFISKFNIKGLDPKKYNIAIRPMATLEDIFRALFG; from the coding sequence ATGGCTAAAAGTAAATCAGCATATTTCTGTCAAAACTGTGGGTATGAATCCCCGAAATGGTTAGGTCAATGTCCGTCCTGTAAACAATGGAACTCATTTGTAGAAGAAGTGGTCGAAAAGGGTAATTCCAAAGTGCCCGAATGGCGGAGTACGACCACGGCTTCTGTATCCAAACGGGCGAATAAAGCTGCAATTATACACGAAATTGTTTATCAGGATGAGTCCCGGATATTGACCCCTGATCAGGAGTTCAACAGAGTACTGGGTGGAGGAATCGTACCCGGATCATTAGTGCTGATAGGAGGAGAGCCGGGTATAGGAAAATCTACATTGATGTTGCAGCTGGCACTTTCCATTCCTCAGGTGAAAACCCTTTATATTTCGGGTGAGGAGAGTGAACAGCAGATCAAAATGCGGGCAGAGCGCCTTTCCCAGTCTTCAAAGGCCAATTGTTATATACTGACAGAGACATCTACACAAAATATATTTAAACAGATAGAAGCTGTACAGCCGGATGTTATTGTGATAGATTCCATTCAGACCTTACATTCTTCACAGATTGAATCTGCTCCGGGATCTGTATCTCAGGTAAGAGAATGTACGGCTGAACTTCTTCGGTTTGCAAAAGAGACCAGTACTCCTGTATTTATCGTCGGTCATATCACTAAAGACGGATCTATTGCAGGCCCAAAGGTATTGGAGCATATGGTTGATACTGTTCTGCAGTTTGAAGGAGATCGTCATCATGTCTACAGAATTCTTCGGGCGGTAAAGAATCGGTTCGGATCTGCATCTGAACTTGGTATCTATGAGATGCAGGGTTCGGGTTTGAGAGAAGTTTCTAACCCGTCTGAGATTATGATTTCTCAGCGGGATGCACCTGTGAGCGGTGTTTCTATTGCTGCGATGCTTGAAGGGATGCGCCCGATGATGATAGAGGTGCAGGCTTTGGTGAGCAATTCGGCATTCGGTACCGCACAGCGATCTTCTACAGGATACGATACGAAGCGGTTAAATATGCTGCTGGCTGTTCTTGAAAAACGCTTTGGCTTTCGTCTGAGTGCACAGGATGTCTTCCTGAATATTGCCGGCGGTTTACGTGTAGAAGATCCCGCTATCGATCTTGCTGTGATTGTTGCGATTATCTCTTCACAACAGGATATGCCGATAAAAACAACGATTGCTTTTGCCGGAGAAGTAGGACTGTCCGGAGAAATACGGGCAGTAAACCGAATTGAGCAACGCATAGCTGAAGCAGAAAAACTGGGTTTTGAAGGAATTTTTATATCCAAATTCAATATAAAAGGTCTTGACCCGAAAAAGTATAATATTGCAATCCGGCCTATGGCCACATTAGAGGATATTTTCCGGGCCTTATTTGGTTAA
- a CDS encoding helix-turn-helix domain-containing protein: MEIGEYIRIKRENLKVSQEAVAFKLDMSQAAYSKIERGETKVKVDQVYKIAHLFGISVYELLPPSLASDVTRENTFGLIWYAIKWSFYKIKGLVKG, from the coding sequence ATGGAAATTGGAGAATACATTCGTATCAAGAGAGAAAACTTAAAAGTATCTCAGGAAGCTGTGGCATTTAAATTAGATATGTCCCAGGCAGCTTATTCTAAAATTGAAAGAGGGGAGACCAAAGTAAAAGTCGATCAGGTTTATAAAATCGCCCACCTTTTCGGTATTAGTGTGTATGAGCTGTTGCCGCCATCCCTCGCAAGTGATGTTACAAGAGAGAACACATTTGGTTTGATTTGGTATGCAATCAAATGGTCCTTTTACAAAATTAAAGGGCTGGTAAAAGGTTGA
- a CDS encoding rhomboid family intramembrane serine protease → MPAIFDILPTPAESPWSYTLVPVIIICSIIGFYYKPFFYKLLLHPYEICRGKRWHTLFTSALVHRSWIHLLVNVVLIYALLYDLFGLIKQEYGTNAAYLLSILIIICLVVIPNLFQTYIKKDDFTYTAVGASGLTFGLYGFSFLYFPLQKMSSFWIEAIKVSAQFWLAVLIVILLLSFVPKSKVNKGLHIFAFLLGSVLAFCVRPPAFLEFINSFKSVFQ, encoded by the coding sequence ATGCCCGCAATATTTGATATATTACCTACTCCTGCAGAGTCACCATGGTCATATACTCTGGTACCTGTGATTATTATCTGTAGCATTATCGGGTTTTACTATAAACCGTTTTTTTATAAACTGCTCCTGCACCCGTATGAAATATGCCGGGGCAAAAGGTGGCATACCTTATTTACCTCGGCATTAGTGCACAGAAGCTGGATACACCTTCTTGTCAATGTGGTATTGATCTATGCCCTTTTATATGACCTGTTTGGGTTGATAAAGCAAGAATACGGGACGAATGCAGCATATTTACTTTCTATTTTGATTATCATATGCTTAGTTGTTATCCCAAATCTTTTTCAAACCTATATCAAAAAAGATGACTTTACATATACAGCTGTAGGTGCTTCCGGATTAACTTTTGGCTTATACGGGTTCAGCTTTTTGTACTTTCCTCTTCAAAAAATGAGTAGTTTCTGGATAGAAGCAATCAAAGTAAGCGCACAATTTTGGTTAGCGGTACTTATTGTTATTCTACTGCTGAGCTTTGTCCCTAAAAGTAAAGTTAATAAGGGGCTACATATTTTTGCTTTTTTGTTAGGATCAGTATTGGCATTTTGTGTCAGGCCACCGGCTTTTTTAGAATTTATAAATTCATTTAAATCTGTTTTTCAATAG
- a CDS encoding peptidase domain-containing ABC transporter: MKKNCLIKQHDIKDCGAACLASVGTHFGLEVPLARIRQICHTDSKGTNVLGIIQGLQSMGFDAKGVKATVRSLSGIPLPAIAHLILKNKLHHYVVIYEVTKDKVSVMNPAHGKMERFSIQEFAEIWTGVLIMMEPNEFFRQKKEKISNYSRFWNLIKPHKTMAIPALLGALVYTILGLSMSIYIQKITDEVLVDGNLRLLNLLSLIMIVILLFQLFIGSMKSIMVLKTGQRIDRYLILGYYKHLLQLPQRFFDTMKVGEIISRVNDAVKIRTFINDVSIQIVVNVFIILFSFTLMFTYYWKLALIIMLVIPLYLFIYWISNKLNKKVERRMMEDAADLESHMVESLHAISTIKQFGVENYANKKTDSNFSKLLGTIYNSVMNTLFSTNASEFLSKLFTIILLWIGTRYVIDRSITPGELLSFYALIGYFTGPVSQLIGTNKAIQNALIAADRLFEIMDLEREELTGKTDLSADSIGDIKLEEVSFSYGSRAPVFKDFSCTFKKGQTTAVVGESGSGKTTLAALIQHIYPINNGKISIGSSNISQISRHSLRNLISIVPQQVDLFSGNVIENIALGEDSPDLSRIVDITTSLGILPFIEKLPEGFETHLGENGAVLSGGQKQRIAIARALYKDPEILILDEATSSLDTESELLIQQTLTQFKALGKTMIVIAHRLSTIAHADTIMVLKDGKLIEEGNHQQLLQQDSTYRSMWQKQSLFIQN, from the coding sequence ATGAAAAAAAACTGCCTGATAAAACAACATGATATCAAAGACTGCGGTGCTGCATGTCTGGCATCTGTAGGTACTCATTTTGGATTGGAGGTTCCTCTGGCAAGGATCCGGCAAATCTGTCATACCGATAGTAAGGGCACCAATGTTCTGGGCATAATACAGGGGCTACAGAGCATGGGATTCGATGCCAAAGGAGTCAAGGCAACAGTCCGGTCTCTTTCCGGAATACCTCTTCCTGCTATTGCACATCTTATTCTAAAAAACAAACTCCATCATTATGTCGTCATTTATGAGGTGACTAAAGACAAGGTCTCTGTCATGAATCCTGCTCATGGAAAAATGGAACGGTTCAGCATTCAGGAATTTGCAGAAATATGGACAGGAGTCCTTATTATGATGGAGCCGAATGAATTTTTCCGGCAAAAGAAGGAGAAGATCAGTAATTATTCCCGGTTCTGGAACCTGATCAAACCACATAAGACAATGGCCATACCAGCGCTGCTTGGCGCACTGGTATATACTATACTTGGTCTTTCCATGTCCATTTATATACAGAAAATAACAGATGAGGTGCTTGTTGACGGAAACCTCCGTTTACTCAACCTGCTCTCCTTAATCATGATTGTGATCCTGTTATTTCAGCTCTTTATAGGTTCCATGAAAAGCATCATGGTACTAAAGACCGGCCAGCGTATAGACCGTTATCTGATTCTGGGGTATTACAAGCATTTGCTGCAGTTGCCTCAGCGTTTTTTTGATACCATGAAAGTCGGCGAAATTATTTCCCGGGTGAATGATGCGGTCAAAATAAGAACTTTTATCAACGATGTCTCCATTCAGATTGTTGTGAACGTATTTATTATCCTTTTTTCGTTTACACTGATGTTTACCTATTACTGGAAGCTGGCCCTTATTATCATGTTGGTTATTCCTTTATACCTGTTTATTTACTGGATTTCCAATAAACTCAATAAGAAGGTAGAGCGAAGAATGATGGAAGATGCAGCTGATCTGGAATCTCATATGGTAGAATCCTTACACGCCATCAGCACAATCAAACAGTTTGGAGTAGAGAATTATGCCAATAAGAAAACCGACAGTAACTTCAGTAAACTACTCGGCACCATCTACAACTCTGTGATGAATACCCTGTTCTCTACAAATGCTTCAGAGTTTTTATCTAAACTATTTACCATTATACTCCTGTGGATAGGTACGCGATATGTAATAGATCGTTCCATCACACCCGGAGAATTGTTATCATTCTATGCTTTGATTGGTTACTTTACAGGGCCTGTATCGCAACTTATCGGCACAAACAAGGCCATACAGAATGCGCTCATTGCTGCAGACAGATTATTCGAGATCATGGATCTGGAACGGGAAGAGTTAACAGGCAAAACGGACTTGTCCGCAGATTCTATAGGAGATATTAAATTAGAAGAAGTATCCTTTAGCTATGGATCTCGCGCGCCTGTTTTCAAGGATTTTTCATGCACATTCAAAAAAGGACAGACAACAGCTGTTGTAGGAGAAAGCGGCTCCGGAAAAACGACTTTAGCAGCACTGATACAGCATATCTATCCGATCAACAACGGAAAAATATCCATTGGTTCCAGCAATATCAGCCAAATCAGCAGGCATTCACTCCGAAATCTCATTTCTATAGTTCCACAACAAGTAGATCTCTTTTCCGGAAATGTTATTGAAAATATAGCACTCGGAGAAGATTCTCCGGACCTTAGCCGCATTGTTGATATTACGACATCACTGGGTATCCTGCCTTTTATCGAAAAATTACCTGAGGGTTTTGAAACACATCTGGGCGAAAACGGAGCTGTATTATCCGGCGGCCAAAAACAACGGATCGCTATAGCGCGGGCACTTTACAAAGATCCTGAAATCCTTATTCTGGATGAGGCTACATCTTCACTGGATACGGAATCCGAACTGCTGATACAACAGACTCTTACGCAATTCAAAGCACTGGGCAAGACTATGATAGTCATCGCACACCGTCTCAGTACAATTGCCCATGCAGATACAATCATGGTGCTCAAAGACGGCAAACTGATCGAAGAAGGAAATCATCAGCAGTTACTCCAGCAAGATAGCACATACCGTTCAATGTGGCAGAAACAAAGCCTGTTCATTCAGAATTAA